Sequence from the Acidihalobacter prosperus genome:
AATGGGGCAGGTCACTCGCGCCGACCTGCCGAATGCCCTCGCCGACGCACTGTTTTCACTCAAACCAGGCGAAACATCGAAGCCGATCGAACTGGATGGCAAACTGTATCTGCTGAAGCTGGAGCAATTACTGCCAGCGGAGCAGCAGACGTTTGCTGAGGCTGAAAGTCGCGTCAGGCATGATTACGTAGCAAGTCAGGCTAGAGGTTTGTTCGAGAAGCAGCAGCAGCGTTTGTCCGAATTGGCCTATGAGCATCCTGGCACCCTTGAGCCAGCCGCCAAAAGCCTGGGGTTGCCTATCAAACAAAGTGACTGGTTTACGCAGTCGGGTGGGGCCGGCGTGGCCGCCAATGCACAGGTACTCAAGGCGGCCTTCTCCAATGCTGTACTGAGCAACGGCACTAACAGTGGTGTGATCCAGATTTCAAAAGGCGACGTACTGGTGCTGCGGATCGCTGACAAACAGGCGCCGCAGCCTATGCCGTTAAAGTCGGTACAGTCACGGATCAGTGGCATACTCGAGCGTGACGCGGCGGAAAATGACGCCAGGAAGCTCGCCAAGCAGTTGCGTGATGCCGTGGCGGGCGGCAAAGATTTGAAGGCCGTGTCCACCGAGCATCACTTGAGTTTTCGCGCCCTCGGGTGGCTCAGCCGCGGGGATCGCAGTCTGCCGAGCAATCTCGTGCAGGCGGCTTTCAGATCGCCGCCGCCAGCTTCGGCAAACCAGCCCAGCGTGGGCTCGGTGAAGCTGAACGACGGTGGTTATGCCGTGTTTTCCGTGAACCGTATTGATTGGCCCGCAGTCGATTCCTCCAAGGCGAGCGCCATGCTGAAGACGCTGGGTACGGGCGTGGGACAGACCGAGATGTCGGTGCTGTTCCAGTCGTTGGAAAAATCGGTGGATGTTCGGATATACCCGAACAATATCAATTTATAGTCGTAGTACACGGGGGGCGCCGGCAGGCGCCCCCGATCCGGATAGCGCAGGGCCCGTCAGCTGCCCAAGCCGATGATGTTGTAGCCCGCGTCCACGTAAAGCACTTCGCCTGTGATGCCTGAGGCGAAATCCGAACACAGGAAAGTCGCGGCATTGCCGACTTCCTCGGTTGTCACATTTTTTCTCAGCGGGGCGGTCTGTTCGACTTTTTCGAGCATGCGCCTGAAATCCCCGATGCCTGCGGCGGCCAGTGTGCGTATGGGGCCGGCGGACACGGCGTTGACCCGAGTGCCTTCGGGGCCGAGCGTGTAGGCCAGGTAGCGCATGTTGGCTTCGAGGCTCGCCTTCGCGAGTCCCATGACGTTGTAATTGGGCATGGCGCGTTCCGCACCAAGATAGCTCAGGGTGACGATGGCGCCGTTTCGACCGCGCATCATCGGACGGGCGCCTTTGGCGAGCGCGCTCAGACTGTATGAGCTGATGTCATGGGCTATATTGAAGCTTTCCCGGCTGATGTTTTCCAGAAAATCGCCTTCAAGCGCTTCCTTGGGCGCGAACGCAATCGAATGCACGAGAATGTCGAAATGCTCCCAGTGCTGCGAAAGCTCCTCGAAGAGCGCATCGATGGACTCGTCCGTAGAGACGTCGCAAGGTAGGACGATTTCGGAATCGCAGGCGCTTGCAAACTTTACGACGCGTTCCTTGAGGCGTTCGTTGGGGTAGGTGAAGGCTAGCTCGGCGCCCTCGCGGCGCATCGTCTGTGCGATGCCCCAGGCGATGGACCTGTCACTGGCTACGCCGGTCACCAGCGCGC
This genomic interval carries:
- a CDS encoding enoyl-ACP reductase FabI; its protein translation is MGILAGKRALVTGVASDRSIAWGIAQTMRREGAELAFTYPNERLKERVVKFASACDSEIVLPCDVSTDESIDALFEELSQHWEHFDILVHSIAFAPKEALEGDFLENISRESFNIAHDISSYSLSALAKGARPMMRGRNGAIVTLSYLGAERAMPNYNVMGLAKASLEANMRYLAYTLGPEGTRVNAVSAGPIRTLAAAGIGDFRRMLEKVEQTAPLRKNVTTEEVGNAATFLCSDFASGITGEVLYVDAGYNIIGLGS